In Blastopirellula sp. J2-11, a single genomic region encodes these proteins:
- a CDS encoding ABC transporter ATP-binding protein: MSALEIRLQRESVLPDHEARRKELAGPHINTAKFAQPADVAKKTPGAKKKKPLLETRALHKSYRKGRLTIPVLRGVDFAAEEGKITSIIGQSGSGKSTLLHLMGTLDTPDDGEIHFANTRIDKFNSRQRDSLRSRAFGMIFQFYHLLPELSTLENVLTPIMISHGMWRYWSARKQFRKRAEELLEMVGLSHRTTHKPRELSGGEMQRTAIARALIAQPRILLADEPTGNLDEQTGGEIMEILKRLNREQNLTIVMVTHDSSIAAQGDDIIRLAGGRVEKQ, translated from the coding sequence ATGTCCGCTCTCGAAATCCGTCTGCAGCGTGAAAGCGTGCTTCCCGATCACGAAGCGCGCCGCAAAGAACTGGCCGGCCCGCACATCAACACGGCCAAATTCGCGCAGCCCGCCGACGTCGCGAAGAAAACGCCGGGCGCAAAGAAAAAGAAACCGCTGCTCGAAACGCGCGCCCTCCACAAAAGCTACCGCAAAGGTCGGCTGACCATTCCGGTGCTGCGCGGCGTCGATTTCGCCGCCGAAGAAGGCAAAATCACCTCGATCATTGGGCAAAGCGGCAGCGGCAAAAGCACGCTGTTGCACCTGATGGGGACGCTTGACACGCCGGATGACGGCGAAATTCATTTCGCCAACACGCGAATCGACAAATTCAATTCGCGCCAGCGCGATTCGCTGCGCAGCCGCGCGTTCGGCATGATCTTTCAATTCTATCATCTGTTGCCGGAACTCTCGACGCTTGAGAACGTATTGACCCCGATCATGATCTCCCATGGCATGTGGCGCTATTGGTCGGCTCGCAAACAATTCCGCAAACGAGCCGAAGAACTGCTAGAGATGGTCGGGCTTAGCCACCGCACGACGCACAAACCTCGCGAGCTCTCTGGCGGCGAAATGCAGCGGACCGCCATCGCACGAGCGCTGATCGCGCAGCCGCGCATCTTGCTCGCCGATGAGCCGACCGGCAATCTTGATGAGCAAACCGGCGGCGAGATCATGGAGATCTTGAAGCGGCTCAATCGTGAGCAAAATCTGACGATCGTCATGGTCACCCATGACAGTTCGATCGCGGCGCAAGGGGACGACATCATTCGCTTGGCCGGCGGACGCGTCGAAAAGCAGTAG
- a CDS encoding ABC transporter permease → MIRVGTEAAAVEKAEGLAMYKLILCLRYLRTRYIALASIISVTLGVATMIVVNSVMSGFAHEMHSRLHGILSDIVMESHSLNGFYHWEDELAKVKEVAGDDIQDVTVTVHVPAMLSMKIRDQWMPRHVTLVGIDPESYAKVSDFTQYLKHPANRKHVDFDLKESGYEGDEGSPLRDAGWGHRRGKVMYERELEMQLSQFREFEETGRWPDQDLLRQKRIAQPAPIALVDHEEEVAEKAILPPFATDPAAPPLPGTRPQELNKMANAELYDPNKKGADPFSSRRGLPAESTYDPLQHQATGLILGIAIGSVRDRDKTTGEVKDFFMVLPGDDVKLTFPTAENPPKAMNATFTVTDFYESKMSEYDAAFAFMPLDQLQRLRGMIHPEHGTAISSIQIKLKEGVSLQQATDKLRAAFPPAASPYRIQSWRDLQGPLLSAVEMEKTILNILLFLIIGVAGFGILATFYMIVVEKTKDIGILKSLGASGGGIMSIFVAYGLSLGIVGSGVGMVLGLLFVVNINRIAAVIEWITGREVFDPTVYYFREIPTIVEPWSIAWVVAGAMLIAVLASVLPAMRAARLHPVEALRYE, encoded by the coding sequence TTGATCCGCGTCGGCACGGAAGCCGCCGCCGTCGAGAAAGCCGAAGGACTGGCGATGTACAAGCTGATACTCTGCCTGCGCTATCTGCGAACGCGCTATATTGCGCTCGCTTCGATCATCAGCGTCACGCTAGGCGTGGCGACCATGATCGTCGTCAACTCAGTCATGTCGGGCTTTGCGCACGAGATGCATTCGCGCCTTCATGGCATCCTTTCCGATATCGTGATGGAAAGCCACAGTCTGAACGGCTTCTATCACTGGGAAGATGAGCTCGCCAAAGTCAAAGAGGTCGCCGGGGACGACATCCAGGACGTCACCGTAACGGTGCATGTTCCGGCGATGCTCAGCATGAAAATTCGGGATCAATGGATGCCGCGTCATGTGACGCTGGTCGGCATCGATCCAGAGTCGTACGCCAAAGTCAGCGACTTTACTCAATATCTAAAGCACCCCGCCAATCGCAAGCATGTCGATTTCGATCTGAAGGAATCAGGCTACGAAGGAGACGAAGGTTCTCCTCTGCGAGACGCCGGCTGGGGACATCGCCGCGGGAAAGTGATGTACGAGCGCGAGCTTGAAATGCAGCTTTCGCAGTTCCGCGAGTTCGAAGAAACCGGCCGCTGGCCCGACCAAGACCTGCTCCGCCAAAAGCGGATCGCCCAACCGGCGCCGATCGCTCTGGTCGATCACGAAGAAGAAGTCGCCGAAAAAGCGATCTTGCCGCCGTTTGCGACAGATCCAGCGGCGCCTCCGCTGCCGGGGACGCGTCCCCAAGAGCTGAACAAGATGGCCAACGCTGAACTGTACGATCCGAACAAGAAGGGCGCCGATCCTTTCTCGTCGCGTCGCGGTTTGCCGGCCGAATCGACCTACGATCCTCTACAACACCAAGCGACCGGTTTGATCCTGGGGATCGCGATCGGCAGCGTTCGTGATCGCGACAAAACGACCGGCGAAGTGAAGGATTTCTTCATGGTCCTGCCGGGCGATGATGTCAAACTGACCTTTCCGACCGCCGAAAATCCGCCGAAGGCGATGAACGCGACGTTCACCGTCACCGACTTTTACGAAAGCAAGATGAGCGAATACGACGCCGCGTTCGCCTTCATGCCGCTCGATCAACTGCAACGTCTGCGCGGCATGATTCATCCCGAACATGGAACGGCGATCTCGTCGATCCAAATCAAACTGAAAGAAGGCGTCAGCCTGCAACAAGCGACCGACAAGCTACGCGCCGCGTTTCCGCCAGCGGCCAGTCCTTACCGCATTCAATCGTGGCGCGACCTGCAAGGACCGCTCCTCTCCGCCGTTGAGATGGAAAAAACGATCCTCAACATCCTGCTATTTTTGATCATCGGCGTCGCCGGCTTTGGCATCTTGGCGACGTTCTACATGATCGTGGTCGAGAAGACCAAAGACATCGGCATTTTGAAATCGCTGGGCGCCTCAGGCGGCGGCATCATGAGCATCTTCGTCGCTTATGGCCTTTCGCTGGGCATCGTCGGTTCAGGCGTCGGCATGGTGCTGGGCCTGCTGTTTGTCGTCAACATCAACCGCATCGCCGCCGTGATCGAATGGATCACGGGGCGCGAAGTGTTCGATCCGACGGTTTACTACTTCCGCGAGATTCCGACCATCGTCGAACCGTGGAGCATTGCCTGGGTTGTCGCCGGCGCGATGTTGATCGCCGTTTTGGCGAGCGTTTTGCCGGCGATGCGAGCCGCGCGACTTCATCCCGTAGAGGCACTTCGCTATGAGTAA
- the lysS gene encoding lysine--tRNA ligase: MLTAKDRPWTVSEDEANLSALEAARRQKMQQLVDLGIDPWGQRFDDQMAIADVRAREAEIVETTETQHGKEVTSYAGPKVRIAGRIVLMRPTGKLVFADLRDRTGQIQIFIGQNQVGERNWQIAQCLDLADIIGVDGELRKTKTGELTIFVEQLHFLTKTLDPPPEKHKGLTDPELRQRMRYLDLAHTDGAIERFVKRTEIVKSIRKTLADQNFIEIEGPTLHAIAGGAAARPFITHHNALGMELYMRIALELHLKRLLVGGMERVFELGRVYRNEGISPKHNPEFTMLEVYQAYGDYRSMMDLTEAVISGAINAIGASFELPYGETMVNFAPPFERRTYAELFQENTGVDPTDDAAVKLYAINLGLVTDGKHPDVIRNEIFEEKVEDQLKGPIFVMDYPASICPLTKRKTDNPAVAERFELFINGMEVANAYTELNDPDLQDKLFRTQLDGQADEDSMAKMDHDFIRALRNGMPPAGGLGIGIDRLVMLLTNTQTIREIILFPLLRHEASHE, translated from the coding sequence ATGCTGACCGCCAAGGACCGCCCTTGGACGGTCTCCGAAGACGAAGCGAACCTGTCAGCGCTGGAAGCGGCTCGCCGCCAAAAGATGCAGCAGTTGGTCGATCTCGGAATCGATCCGTGGGGACAGCGGTTTGATGACCAAATGGCGATCGCCGATGTTCGTGCTCGCGAGGCCGAAATCGTCGAAACGACCGAAACTCAGCATGGCAAAGAAGTCACTTCCTACGCGGGCCCCAAGGTTCGCATCGCCGGGCGAATCGTGCTGATGCGGCCGACCGGCAAGCTAGTTTTTGCCGATCTGCGCGATCGAACCGGGCAAATTCAGATCTTTATCGGACAAAATCAGGTCGGGGAACGCAACTGGCAAATCGCCCAGTGTCTCGATCTGGCCGACATCATCGGGGTCGACGGCGAGCTGCGCAAAACCAAGACCGGCGAATTGACGATCTTTGTCGAGCAGCTCCACTTTCTGACCAAGACGCTCGATCCGCCGCCCGAAAAGCACAAAGGTCTGACCGATCCCGAACTGCGTCAGCGGATGCGTTATCTCGACCTGGCGCACACCGATGGAGCGATTGAGCGGTTCGTCAAACGAACCGAGATCGTCAAATCGATCCGCAAGACTCTGGCGGATCAAAACTTCATCGAGATCGAAGGCCCGACGCTCCACGCGATCGCCGGGGGCGCCGCGGCTCGACCGTTTATCACGCATCACAACGCGCTCGGCATGGAGCTTTACATGCGGATTGCGCTCGAACTGCATCTGAAGCGGCTGCTGGTCGGCGGCATGGAGCGCGTGTTTGAGCTGGGACGCGTCTATCGCAACGAAGGAATCAGCCCCAAGCACAATCCCGAGTTCACGATGCTTGAGGTCTACCAAGCTTACGGCGACTACCGCTCGATGATGGATCTGACCGAAGCGGTCATCTCCGGCGCTATCAACGCTATCGGCGCCAGCTTTGAGCTGCCGTATGGCGAGACGATGGTCAACTTCGCGCCGCCGTTCGAACGTCGCACCTACGCCGAGTTGTTCCAAGAGAATACCGGCGTCGATCCGACCGACGACGCGGCGGTAAAGCTGTATGCGATCAATCTTGGTTTGGTGACTGACGGAAAACATCCCGACGTTATCCGCAACGAAATATTCGAAGAGAAAGTCGAAGACCAGTTGAAGGGCCCCATCTTTGTGATGGACTACCCTGCTAGCATCTGTCCGCTGACGAAGCGCAAGACGGACAACCCAGCGGTCGCCGAGCGTTTCGAGCTGTTCATCAACGGCATGGAAGTCGCGAACGCCTATACCGAGCTGAATGATCCCGACCTGCAAGACAAGTTGTTCCGAACGCAGCTAGACGGGCAAGCGGATGAAGACTCGATGGCCAAGATGGACCACGACTTTATCCGAGCGCTGCGCAACGGCATGCCTCCGGCCGGCGGCTTGGGAATTGGGATTGACCGGTTAGTCATGTTACTTACTAATACGCAAACGATCCGCGAGATTATTCTATTCCCCCTCCTGCGGCACGAAGCGTCGCACGAATAG